TCTTGATAAAAAAAGAAACAAAAAAATCAAGGCTGCAGAAAACTTTGGAAACAATGTACGGCTCAATCGCTATATTTTAGAAAACATTGGAACGATTAAGATTACTTTAAACTAGCTTTAAACCTTGTTATTATTAAGAATATGTATTGCTAGACCTCTAAAATATATACGCTCATTCACCTATTGTTTTAACCAAAGTTTTCCGAGGCCGTTCCGCCAACGCTTCATCCAAAACAATTTCTATTTTACACAATATTAAGATATATATGTACTTAAACACTCATCTTTATATTTTATAAAACCTTTATAGTTATCCATTAAAATAGAATGATTTTTGATATAAATTTCTGCATTTAACCAAGCACTCTTTTCTCTTTTAATATTAACTTCATTTTTACTTGGTCTTCCGTCAATTAAATGACCATATTCATGCAGAATATCCCATAATACTTTTAACTCACGTTTTTTTCCATTCTTGACACTTATCCTTATTAAGTAACTATCCCATTCAATAACGGACTGCATTGAATCACTTCTACAAGAAAGCATGAATCCCCTATTCTCTATTTCATTTACTATTTTCAACAAGATGTCATTATATACATCAAGATTCGTTTGCGATATTATTTCATTAACAATGGTTTTCAATTGGAACTTATCTAAGGAAATTATTTTGTAGAAACTAATAGCTCTCTAATATCCACATCTAGGATTTCTGCTATCTTTTTTAAATCTTTTAAATGAGGTTGTGATTTATTATTACAAAATGCAGTTACAGAAGTCGTACTTTTTCCCAATTCTTCTGCAAGCCAAACTTGCGATTTTCCTTGAATTACTAATACTTCTTTTATTCTATTTATTCTTTCTACTGCCATAATTATTTGATGTATTCTACCTTAAATATATAATACTTGCTTATTAAAACATAAGTTTAAATTAAATTTTAGTAAGCTAAACTTGTGTTTTTGAAATTTAATTTATAAATTTGAATTAACTTTATGTAAGTTACAATTATATAAATGTAGTTTTTAATTAAATTTTCGTTGTTAATAACTTTATTTCAAATTTTATGCCATATCCTAAATACACCAAAACCGACTTAGAGAAAATCGTCTATACACAACTAGATAATTTAAATGCGATTCACGACTTGTTACGTATTATGAAACTTCAAAACGAACTTATTGAAAACGCTAATAAGAAATTAAGAGATGAAGTTATTGACTTTAAAAAACGCATAAATTACGGAGCTGGAAAATAAATAGAGCATAATAAACCTTGTTGAAAACTTTACAAAAACACGCTATGATGCAAAATATGCATTACATATTTTTGCATATAAGCACTTTAATCAATGAAAGTAAGCAATATTAAACTTCAAAAAGCAATAATAAATATTTATAATCATCTTTATGCAAATTCTGAGAAAAAAACGCCTCATGGAATATCTAAAGAGGTGGGAAAAATACTTCATACAGGAATGTATATTGAAGAGCATACACTAGAAAAACCCGCTTTTGTTTTTAATAATCAAAAAGAAAAACAGCTTTTAAACGGAGAATCTATTGAATTCAGTAAAACAATTATTGCTAACTACAAAGTGATGAATGATGCTTGGTCTATTTATGATTTTAAAGAAGAAATAAATTTAAAACCATTTGACATTGCTTACACATGTGTTCAATTAAATGGAATTGAAATATCAGACCCAAATAGAGATGTTTTTGGTGATTCTTTAGAAAT
This window of the Flavobacteriaceae bacterium genome carries:
- a CDS encoding helix-turn-helix domain-containing protein produces the protein MAVERINRIKEVLVIQGKSQVWLAEELGKSTTSVTAFCNNKSQPHLKDLKKIAEILDVDIRELLVSTK